A window from Micromonospora profundi encodes these proteins:
- a CDS encoding fluoride efflux transporter FluC, translating into MPEPPEPRTDPDVDLRVPADRQELAVHPLAVLAAIAAGGVLGALARAGLQHAAPHPPTGFPWATFAVNLSGCLLVGVLMAVLGHLGVGHPLARPFLGVGVLGGFTTFSTYAVDVQEAFVAGAPGTAVAYLAATVFGALAAVAVGDAAASGLLRRRVAR; encoded by the coding sequence GTGCCAGAGCCGCCCGAGCCGCGTACCGATCCGGACGTCGACCTGCGGGTCCCCGCCGACCGACAGGAGTTGGCCGTCCATCCCCTGGCGGTGCTCGCCGCGATCGCGGCCGGCGGGGTGCTCGGCGCGCTGGCTCGGGCCGGTCTGCAACACGCCGCCCCGCATCCGCCCACCGGCTTCCCGTGGGCGACCTTCGCGGTCAACCTGTCCGGCTGCCTGCTCGTCGGCGTACTGATGGCGGTGCTCGGGCACCTCGGCGTCGGGCACCCCCTGGCCCGCCCGTTTCTCGGTGTCGGGGTGCTCGGCGGTTTCACCACCTTCTCCACCTACGCGGTGGACGTCCAGGAGGCGTTTGTCGCGGGCGCACCGGGCACGGCCGTGGCTTACCTGGCTGCCACGGTGTTCGGGGCGCTCGCGGCGGTCGCCGTGGGCGACGCGGCCGCGTCGGGACTGCTGCGGCGTCGGGTGGCCCGATGA
- a CDS encoding dienelactone hydrolase family protein, whose protein sequence is MRHVVLFHSVYGLRPAVRAAADRLRAAGHRVVTPDLYGVPATETVEEGFALLDKVGHEVVLDRARTALRDLPPETVLAGFSMGAGVAGALLAERPDAAALLLLHGTGGAPDAVRPGLPVHLHLADPDPYDAPDEVDEWQRAMTDAGADLTVFRYPGAGHLFTDPDLDEYAPDAADAAWPRVLAFLAAG, encoded by the coding sequence ATGCGACACGTCGTGCTGTTCCATTCGGTGTACGGGCTGCGACCCGCCGTACGCGCCGCCGCCGACCGGCTGCGCGCCGCCGGGCACCGGGTCGTCACCCCCGACCTGTACGGAGTGCCCGCCACCGAAACCGTCGAGGAGGGCTTCGCGCTGCTCGACAAGGTCGGCCACGAGGTGGTGCTCGACCGGGCCCGCACAGCGCTGCGGGACCTCCCGCCGGAGACCGTGCTCGCCGGCTTCTCGATGGGCGCCGGTGTCGCAGGAGCGCTGCTCGCCGAACGCCCCGACGCCGCCGCGCTGCTCCTGCTGCACGGCACCGGTGGCGCGCCGGACGCGGTTCGACCCGGGTTGCCGGTGCACCTGCACCTCGCCGACCCGGACCCGTACGACGCGCCGGACGAGGTCGACGAGTGGCAGCGGGCCATGACCGACGCCGGTGCCGACCTGACGGTGTTCCGCTACCCCGGCGCGGGGCACCTGTTCACCGACCCCGACCTCGACGAGTACGCCCCGGACGCAGCCGACGCGGCCTGGCCACGGGTGCTGGCCTTCCTGGCCGCCGGCTGA
- a CDS encoding nucleotide disphospho-sugar-binding domain-containing protein, giving the protein MRVLVVSAPLVGHVFPLVPLALALRDAGHDVLLATGGGGLAAADAGLPGHDIAPGFDFGRIALRVFPRHPLIARAELAGTAGTRGAGLLFGKLNDHLTDSVVALATRWQPDLVLHEPFAVAGAVAAARLDIPAVRQENALFDGRELVRATTARLGAALRRHGLAELPPPAAALAVAPPSVAAQSGWPMRYDSYAGGGELPAWLREPGERPRILVTRSTLTGPGDRGPMPAVVAAAAGVDAEIVLVRPDARSARSLPGNVRVVDWIPLDEALPASAALVHHGGAGSALGALAAGLPQLATVGAGDRRHNAELVARRGAGLALRPRDITALTLTRLLTDDGLRIAAAEVSREIAAMPPPSELVDRLTALA; this is encoded by the coding sequence ATGCGCGTGCTGGTGGTCTCCGCCCCGCTGGTCGGGCACGTCTTCCCGCTCGTGCCGCTCGCTCTCGCGCTACGCGACGCCGGCCATGACGTACTGCTGGCCACCGGTGGCGGCGGGCTGGCAGCCGCCGACGCCGGCCTGCCGGGGCACGACATCGCGCCGGGGTTCGACTTCGGCCGGATCGCGCTGCGGGTCTTCCCCCGTCATCCGCTGATCGCGCGCGCCGAGCTGGCCGGCACCGCCGGCACCCGGGGCGCCGGCCTGCTGTTCGGCAAGCTCAACGACCACCTCACCGATTCGGTGGTCGCGCTTGCCACCCGGTGGCAGCCGGATCTGGTGTTGCACGAGCCGTTCGCCGTCGCCGGAGCGGTCGCCGCCGCGCGGCTCGACATTCCGGCCGTACGCCAGGAGAACGCCCTCTTCGACGGCCGGGAACTGGTCCGTGCCACCACCGCCCGGCTCGGCGCCGCCCTGCGCCGGCACGGCCTGGCCGAGCTACCGCCGCCGGCCGCCGCGCTCGCCGTGGCTCCGCCCAGCGTGGCCGCCCAGAGCGGCTGGCCGATGCGGTACGACTCCTATGCCGGCGGCGGCGAGCTGCCGGCGTGGCTGCGTGAGCCGGGTGAGCGGCCCCGGATCCTGGTCACCCGCAGCACCCTCACCGGCCCCGGCGACCGAGGGCCGATGCCCGCCGTGGTGGCCGCGGCCGCCGGGGTGGACGCCGAGATCGTGCTGGTCCGGCCCGATGCGCGGTCGGCTCGGTCGCTGCCCGGCAACGTGCGGGTGGTCGACTGGATTCCGCTCGACGAGGCGTTGCCGGCGAGCGCGGCGCTGGTCCACCACGGCGGTGCGGGCAGTGCCCTCGGTGCTCTCGCCGCCGGCCTGCCCCAACTGGCCACCGTGGGCGCGGGGGACCGGCGGCACAACGCCGAGCTGGTGGCCCGTCGAGGTGCCGGCCTGGCCCTGCGCCCCCGCGACATCACCGCGCTGACGCTCACCCGCCTGCTCACCGACGACGGCCTCCGCATCGCCGCCGCGGAGGTCAGCCGGGAGATCGCCGCCATGCCGCCGCCGTCGGAACTGGTGGACCGGCTGACGGCGTTGGCCTGA
- a CDS encoding class I SAM-dependent methyltransferase, translated as MTPYLVEPWAWQESWDRQQEAYMPDREHRFTAMLDALDAVLDRRPPRLLDLAGGTGTISLRALARFLDAEVTLLDLDPALLAIAGASLGDRAEIVTADLGTPEWRSALPHQEYDGVLTATALHWLPGDRLGQLYAEIRDVLRPGGIFVNADHMPDDALPELTKRMTGRARERRQARYATGSMLSWSDWWARAGADPTLAPLVAERHAIYPTGHSPEWAPAVSWHVKTLTEAGFTEVGTVWRGGSDAAVAAVR; from the coding sequence ATGACTCCTTACCTCGTGGAACCGTGGGCCTGGCAGGAGAGCTGGGACCGTCAGCAGGAGGCGTACATGCCGGACCGGGAACACCGGTTCACCGCCATGCTCGACGCCCTCGACGCCGTACTCGATCGTCGACCGCCACGCCTGCTCGACCTGGCCGGCGGCACCGGCACCATCTCGCTGCGGGCGTTGGCGCGCTTCCTCGACGCCGAGGTGACACTGCTGGACCTGGACCCGGCGTTGCTTGCCATCGCCGGCGCCTCGCTGGGCGACCGGGCCGAGATCGTCACGGCCGACCTCGGTACCCCCGAGTGGCGCTCCGCGCTCCCCCACCAGGAGTACGACGGCGTGCTCACCGCCACCGCCCTGCACTGGCTGCCCGGCGACCGGCTCGGCCAGCTGTACGCGGAGATCCGCGACGTCCTGCGACCAGGCGGGATCTTCGTCAACGCCGACCACATGCCCGACGACGCCCTGCCCGAGCTGACGAAGCGGATGACCGGACGGGCGCGCGAGCGCCGCCAGGCGCGGTACGCCACCGGTTCGATGCTCTCCTGGTCGGACTGGTGGGCGCGGGCTGGTGCCGACCCGACGCTGGCCCCGCTCGTCGCCGAGCGGCACGCCATCTACCCGACCGGGCACAGCCCAGAGTGGGCCCCTGCGGTGTCCTGGCACGTGAAGACACTCACCGAGGCCGGGTTCACCGAGGTCGGGACGGTGTGGCGCGGCGGCTCGGACGCCGCCGTGGCGGCAGTACGCTGA
- a CDS encoding adenylate/guanylate cyclase domain-containing protein has translation MLFVDIVGSTALVDRLDPEDVRALQRAYFDTVAGVLHRWQGVVEKYVGDAVMALFGARHSDGFDAYRAVRAGLEIQAALDRRSTVGDIRLRVRVGVATGEVVVDLGDAVSGGHGVASGAVITTAARLQEYAPPGAVALCATTARATAGLIAQRQLVSVPVSGRVSPMPVWHAVGPIRPSVARHDGPLIGRRRELATISEQLTRALRERSPRWVSVVGPTGSGRSRMLHELTRTLSTMDDVSVRWCVVGCPPYPDQVLAPVAELVRNLAGIRHGDGPATVRKRLTDTLTPLFTPDRVAAAVPALQQLLAVPDGGADALTGAAICRDVLLRLAADGPLVVAVDDVDRAAPAVSRFLHALFSTATARELPLAVLTVHQPQWADTRPGPARRVAIRPLATVQSGRLLRHLLARAGQPVALVDRLLPLVGGRPGHAAAYVAAITTCADPTAGGLPDAVRRAAGAELDRFGGEHRAVLMAAGTLDGGISGAAIDRALDWAPGRSAAALRDLVAAGLLLPRRGGGYAFTAPALRQVAAERLPRALRAVFARRAAGTPRLHSVHSLARQPDSRAAAVHPGAVSAVSAVSAVSAVSAGTVSAGTVSGSPARHAEVVRLDTALAGSAPVPRRTPVSAGTPSAAAIHDISSPLGVRRLRAVGSAGHAPSDRTLPGSVSHTGTLTQLPLRADRLPAANRAAPAVPGPAGRLTRAGVGALPGAAHGVPAVVPVRPLEGLAASA, from the coding sequence GTGCTGTTCGTCGACATCGTCGGCTCCACAGCACTTGTCGACAGGCTCGACCCCGAGGACGTCCGCGCCCTGCAACGCGCGTACTTCGACACCGTCGCCGGAGTGCTGCACCGCTGGCAGGGCGTTGTCGAGAAGTACGTCGGCGACGCGGTGATGGCACTGTTCGGGGCGCGGCACTCCGACGGCTTCGACGCGTACCGGGCGGTGCGCGCGGGACTGGAGATCCAGGCCGCGCTGGACCGTCGCTCGACGGTCGGCGACATCCGGCTGCGGGTCCGCGTGGGCGTCGCCACCGGCGAGGTGGTGGTCGACCTGGGCGACGCGGTCAGCGGGGGCCACGGCGTCGCCAGCGGCGCGGTGATCACCACGGCGGCCCGCCTCCAGGAGTACGCGCCTCCCGGCGCCGTCGCGCTCTGCGCCACCACGGCCCGGGCCACCGCCGGTCTGATCGCCCAACGCCAACTGGTATCGGTGCCGGTCTCCGGCCGGGTGTCGCCGATGCCGGTCTGGCATGCCGTCGGCCCGATACGCCCCAGCGTCGCCCGGCACGACGGCCCACTGATCGGCCGCCGCCGCGAGCTGGCCACCATCTCCGAGCAGCTGACCCGGGCGCTGCGGGAGCGCTCGCCCCGCTGGGTGTCAGTGGTCGGCCCGACCGGCAGCGGCCGTAGCCGCATGCTGCACGAGCTGACCCGAACGCTGTCCACGATGGACGACGTGTCGGTGCGGTGGTGCGTGGTGGGCTGCCCGCCGTACCCCGATCAGGTTCTCGCGCCGGTCGCGGAGCTGGTCCGCAACCTGGCCGGGATCCGGCACGGTGACGGCCCGGCCACGGTCCGCAAACGCCTGACCGACACCTTGACGCCGTTGTTCACACCGGACCGGGTCGCAGCGGCGGTGCCGGCGTTGCAGCAGCTGCTTGCCGTTCCAGACGGCGGCGCCGACGCCCTGACCGGCGCAGCGATCTGCCGCGACGTCCTGCTGCGCCTGGCCGCCGACGGCCCGCTCGTCGTCGCAGTGGACGACGTGGACCGGGCCGCGCCGGCCGTGAGCCGGTTCCTGCACGCGCTGTTCAGCACCGCGACGGCGCGCGAGCTCCCGCTGGCGGTGCTCACCGTGCACCAGCCGCAGTGGGCCGACACCCGACCCGGCCCGGCCCGCCGGGTGGCGATCCGGCCGCTGGCCACCGTGCAGTCCGGTCGGCTGCTGCGCCACCTGCTGGCCCGCGCCGGCCAGCCGGTCGCCCTTGTCGACCGGCTGCTGCCGCTGGTCGGAGGACGACCCGGGCACGCGGCCGCGTACGTGGCAGCGATCACGACGTGTGCGGACCCGACGGCGGGCGGGCTGCCCGACGCGGTGCGCAGGGCCGCCGGCGCGGAGCTGGACCGGTTCGGCGGTGAGCACCGTGCGGTGCTGATGGCAGCCGGCACCCTCGACGGCGGGATCTCCGGCGCGGCCATCGACCGCGCGCTCGACTGGGCGCCCGGGCGATCGGCCGCGGCGCTGCGTGATCTGGTCGCCGCCGGGCTGCTGCTCCCCCGCCGCGGCGGCGGGTACGCGTTCACCGCTCCCGCGCTGCGCCAGGTTGCCGCCGAGCGGCTGCCCCGCGCGCTGCGGGCCGTCTTCGCCCGCCGGGCCGCCGGCACTCCGCGCCTGCACAGCGTCCACTCGTTGGCCCGGCAGCCCGACAGCCGCGCTGCCGCCGTCCACCCTGGCGCCGTCAGCGCCGTCAGCGCCGTCAGCGCCGTCAGCGCCGTCAGCGCTGGCACTGTCAGCGCTGGCACTGTCAGCGGCTCGCCCGCGCGGCACGCCGAGGTCGTGCGTCTCGACACCGCGTTGGCCGGCTCGGCACCGGTGCCCCGCCGCACTCCCGTCTCGGCGGGCACCCCATCGGCCGCGGCGATCCACGACATCAGCAGTCCGCTGGGCGTGCGACGGCTCCGAGCCGTCGGGTCGGCCGGTCATGCGCCGTCGGACCGGACCCTGCCGGGGTCCGTGTCGCACACCGGCACGCTCACTCAGTTACCCCTGCGGGCCGACCGGCTCCCTGCGGCGAACCGTGCGGCGCCCGCCGTGCCGGGGCCAGCGGGACGCCTCACCCGGGCCGGCGTCGGCGCTTTACCCGGTGCGGCGCACGGCGTACCCGCTGTGGTGCCGGTCCGTCCGCTGGAGGGCCTGGCCGCCTCCGCCTGA
- the crcB gene encoding fluoride efflux transporter CrcB, with protein MTVLLIALGAAVGAPLRYLVDRAVQSRHDSAFPWGTLTVNVAGSLLLGVLVGLPAGPAVSALLGTGFCGALTTYSTFSYETLRLAQTGKRLLALANVMLSVAAGLAAAVAGYALAHALLG; from the coding sequence ATGACAGTGCTGCTCATCGCGCTGGGCGCCGCCGTCGGGGCCCCGCTGCGCTATCTCGTCGACCGGGCCGTGCAGTCCCGGCACGACTCGGCGTTTCCGTGGGGGACGCTGACGGTGAACGTGGCCGGCTCACTGCTGCTCGGCGTCCTCGTCGGCCTGCCTGCCGGTCCGGCGGTGAGCGCCCTGCTCGGCACCGGGTTCTGCGGTGCGCTGACCACCTACTCCACATTCAGCTACGAGACGCTGCGCCTCGCGCAGACCGGCAAGCGGCTCCTCGCGCTGGCGAACGTGATGCTCAGCGTCGCCGCCGGGCTCGCCGCCGCCGTCGCCGGCTACGCCCTGGCCCACGCCCTGCTCGGCTGA